The proteins below are encoded in one region of Haladaptatus sp. R4:
- a CDS encoding S26 family signal peptidase, which yields MVAVVLVVSILFVVTLGVWPPAYTVISGSMSPHVNQTDVVVVMDKHRVTPPDSRDGVVSAQSGKEDGFETLGGPGNVLVYHPYGNDSAIPVLHRARFWVTKGENWYDKANASYVAGADSCAQLRNCPAPHSGFITKGDANGYYDQAVGISSPVRPGWIIGVAIARVPKIGKLSPALSHSSKNSVTFTGSRSSRTGSMERNGTSLSLLAEERHTQQLAAPAYGRFAG from the coding sequence GTGGTCGCCGTCGTTCTCGTCGTGAGTATTCTCTTCGTGGTGACGCTGGGCGTCTGGCCGCCCGCGTACACCGTCATCAGCGGGAGCATGTCGCCGCACGTCAACCAGACGGACGTGGTCGTGGTGATGGACAAACACCGCGTCACGCCGCCGGATAGTCGGGATGGCGTCGTTTCGGCGCAGAGCGGGAAGGAGGACGGTTTCGAGACGCTCGGCGGTCCCGGCAACGTCCTCGTCTACCACCCGTACGGAAACGACTCGGCGATTCCCGTCCTCCATCGTGCGCGGTTCTGGGTCACGAAGGGCGAAAACTGGTACGACAAAGCGAACGCATCGTACGTCGCGGGTGCGGATAGCTGTGCCCAACTTCGGAACTGTCCGGCACCGCACTCGGGATTCATCACCAAAGGGGACGCGAACGGGTATTACGACCAAGCGGTCGGCATCTCCTCGCCGGTTCGTCCCGGCTGGATCATCGGCGTCGCCATCGCTCGCGTCCCGAAAATCGGTAAACTGTCACCGGCGCTCTCTCACTCCTCGAAAAATAGCGTGACGTTCACGGGGTCCCGTTCTTCACGAACTGGCTCGATGGAACGGAACGGTACGTCGCTCTCACTCCTCGCGGAGGAGCGCCACACTCAGCAACTTGCCGCCCCCGCATACGGTCGATTCGCGGGTTAA
- a CDS encoding mRNA 3'-end processing factor, whose protein sequence is MSRTVSASSNPSRPNSNSTTVIRLRDGIHIETDRTIVADARSAVGDVNVVSHAHADHTFRTTPETVLCSAETAALVRARTGAEFEYTDTVPGIELLPAGHVVGSRATLVAGEDDRRYLYTGDFSTRDRQYLDGFDPVPADVLVMETTYGDPQYRFPPQEELEGEICDWLADHDEPLFLFGYSLGRAGKLQHLARRATNRPIVVSDAIRNVNEAIEATTDIIFDAEPFDVNRLSGDEIVVLPSNRSRTDWVRDLVERVGGSMVGFSGWAVTNSYRYRGGYDTTFPLSDHCDFDELVSTVEAVDPEIVYTQHGFADEFAGHLQKHGYDARPLMRHQRSLLDFGSE, encoded by the coding sequence ATGAGCAGGACCGTCTCGGCGAGTTCAAATCCATCGCGTCCCAACAGCAACTCAACAACCGTGATTCGACTGCGGGACGGCATCCACATCGAGACGGACCGGACCATCGTCGCGGACGCCCGCAGCGCCGTGGGTGACGTGAACGTCGTGAGCCACGCCCACGCCGACCACACGTTTCGGACGACGCCGGAGACGGTGCTCTGTTCTGCCGAGACCGCCGCGCTCGTTCGAGCGCGGACGGGCGCGGAGTTCGAGTACACCGACACCGTTCCGGGCATCGAACTCCTCCCGGCGGGACACGTCGTCGGGTCGCGGGCGACGCTCGTCGCGGGCGAGGACGACCGACGGTATCTGTACACCGGGGACTTCTCGACTCGGGACAGACAGTATCTCGACGGGTTCGACCCGGTCCCCGCCGACGTGCTGGTGATGGAGACGACATACGGCGACCCGCAGTATCGCTTTCCGCCGCAGGAGGAGTTGGAGGGCGAAATCTGCGATTGGCTCGCCGACCACGACGAACCGCTGTTCCTGTTCGGCTACTCGCTCGGACGGGCGGGGAAACTCCAGCATCTGGCTCGGCGGGCGACGAACCGCCCCATCGTCGTCAGCGACGCGATTCGGAACGTGAACGAGGCCATCGAGGCGACGACGGACATCATCTTCGACGCGGAACCGTTCGACGTGAATAGGCTCTCGGGCGACGAAATCGTCGTGCTCCCATCCAATCGCTCCCGAACGGACTGGGTTCGGGACCTCGTCGAACGGGTCGGCGGGTCGATGGTCGGATTTTCGGGATGGGCCGTCACGAATTCCTATCGCTACCGCGGGGGCTACGATACGACGTTTCCGCTCTCCGATCACTGCGATTTCGACGAGCTCGTTTCGACCGTGGAAGCGGTGGACCCCGAAATCGTCTACACGCAACACGGATTCGCCGACGAGTTCGCGGGGCACCTCCAGAAACACGGATACGATGCCCGTCCGCTGATGCGCCACCAACGGTCGCTTCTCGACTTCGGAAGCGAGTGA